From Ptychodera flava strain L36383 chromosome 2, AS_Pfla_20210202, whole genome shotgun sequence, the proteins below share one genomic window:
- the LOC139123012 gene encoding uncharacterized protein isoform X1 gives MQWFAILSTLLSLGIPFTGGKTLELNSPTTYVGVLSPIPEMSSLTACLWVKTSGPGPKMSLVSYAVSGSDNEFVMYPAAGLFMFVKGSKVSVGLKVDDSQWHHVCATWSSNGGNWAYYDNGAVFETGSGLKNGRTITGGGSLVLGQEQDRVGGGFSSSQALIGSITGFNVWSKTLSVAEVANVYKDCSIGGDVYAWDISNLEITGDVTESQDGVCDDTAVYTESPEGGKTLVLTSTDTFVRVLRPIPAMAAVTACLWVKTSPPGTKATLVSYAASTHHNEFVMYPAASLMLYVKGTKLSADLNVADGQWHHVCATWSSNGGNWAYYDNGAVFRTGSGLRSGNTITGGGIITLGQVQDKVGGKLDPTQALIGSITGFNLWSRALRSDEVAAVFNDCSIGGDVFSWDLSDLQITGDVTRSSDGVCDDTVVYTKSPEGGKTLVLTSTDTFVRVLRPIPAMAAVTACLWVKTSPLEQKLHWSPTPLQPIIMNLLCIQPLV, from the exons GTGGCAAAACGCTTGAGTTGAACAGTCCAACGACCTATGTAGGCGTGTTAAGTCCGATACCTGAAATGTCATCGTTGACAGCATGTCTCTGGGTAAAAACCAGTGGTCCTGGACCAAAAATGTCCCTGGTATCATATGCTGTTTCAGGGTCTGACAACGAATTTGTCATGTATCCGGCCGCGGGCCTATTCATGTTCGTCAAAGGAAGCAAAGTTTCAGTCGGCTTGAAGGTTGACGATAGCCAGTGGCATCACGTCTGTGCCACGTGGTCATCAAACGGTGGCAACTGGGCGTATTATGATAATGGTGCTGTCTTCGAAACTGGTTCTGGATTGAAGAATGGAAGAACCATAACGGGAGGAGGGAGTCTAGTCTTGGGTCAAGAGCAGGACAGAGTTGGAGGGGGATTTAGCTCATCGCAAGCTCTTATTGGTAGTATAACCGGTTTTAATGTATGGTCTAAAACACTCAGTGTGGCTGAGGTAGCAAATGTCTACAAAGACTGTTCCATCGGTGGTGACGTCTATGCTTGGGATATTTCTAATCTAGAAATTACCGGTGATGTCACTGAAAGTCAGGATGGAGTATGTG ACGACACAGCCGTTTATACAGAGTCCCCAGAAG GTGGAAAAACTCTGGTCTTGACAAGTACTGACACATTTGTTCGTGTGTTAAGACCGATACCGGCAATGGCAGCTGTAACAGCATGTCTCTGGGTAAAAACCAGTCCCCCTGGAACAAAAGCTACACTGGTCTCCTACGCCGCTTCAACCCATCATAATGAATTTGTTATGTATCCAGCCGCTAGTTTAATGTTATACGTCAAAGGAACCAAACTTTCAGCCGATTTGAATGTTGCCGATGGTCAGTGGCATCACGTGTGTGCCACGTGGTCATCAAACGGTGGCAACTGGGCGTATTATGATAATGGCGCTGTCTTCCGAACTGGTTCTGGATTGAGGAGTGGTAACACCATAACGGGAGGAGGAATTATTACCCTAGGGCAGGTGCAGGACAAAGTTGGAGGGAAATTAGACCCAACTCAAGCTCTCATTGGCAGTATAACGGGTTTCAACTTATGGTCCAGAGCTCTCAGGAGTGATGAGGTTGCAGCCGTTTTCAACGACTGTTCCATCGGTGGCGATGTTTTTAGTTGGGATCTTTCCGATCTCCAAATAACTGGTGATGTGACGAGAAGTAGTGACGGTGTTTGTG ACGACACAGTCGTTTATACAAAGTCCCCAGAAG GTGGAAAAACTCTGGTCTTGACAAGTACTGACACATTTGTTCGTGTGTTAAGACCGATACCGGCAATGGCAGCTGTAACAGCATGTCTCTGGGTAAAAACCAGTCCCCTGGAACAAAAGCTACACTGGTCTCCTACGCCGCTTCAACCCATCATAATGAATTTGTTATGTATCCAGCCGCTAGTTTAA
- the LOC139123012 gene encoding uncharacterized protein isoform X2, which yields MQWFAILSTLLSLGIPFTGGKTLELNSPTTYVGVLSPIPEMSSLTACLWVKTSGPGPKMSLVSYAVSGSDNEFVMYPAAGLFMFVKGSKVSVGLKVDDSQWHHVCATWSSNGGNWAYYDNGAVFETGSGLKNGRTITGGGSLVLGQEQDRVGGGFSSSQALIGSITGFNVWSKTLSVAEVANVYKDCSIGGDVYAWDISNLEITGDVTESQDGVCDDTAVYTESPEGGKTLVLTSTDTFVRVLRPIPAMAAVTACLWVKTSPPGTKATLVSYAASTHHNEFVMYPAASLMLYVKGTKLSADLNVADGQWHHVCATWSSNGGNWAYYDNGAVFRTGSGLRSGNTITGGGIITLGQVQDKVGGKLDPTQALIGSITGFNLWSRALRSDEVAAVFNDCSIGGDVFSWDLSDLQITGDVTRSSDGVCDDTVVYTKSPEG from the exons GTGGCAAAACGCTTGAGTTGAACAGTCCAACGACCTATGTAGGCGTGTTAAGTCCGATACCTGAAATGTCATCGTTGACAGCATGTCTCTGGGTAAAAACCAGTGGTCCTGGACCAAAAATGTCCCTGGTATCATATGCTGTTTCAGGGTCTGACAACGAATTTGTCATGTATCCGGCCGCGGGCCTATTCATGTTCGTCAAAGGAAGCAAAGTTTCAGTCGGCTTGAAGGTTGACGATAGCCAGTGGCATCACGTCTGTGCCACGTGGTCATCAAACGGTGGCAACTGGGCGTATTATGATAATGGTGCTGTCTTCGAAACTGGTTCTGGATTGAAGAATGGAAGAACCATAACGGGAGGAGGGAGTCTAGTCTTGGGTCAAGAGCAGGACAGAGTTGGAGGGGGATTTAGCTCATCGCAAGCTCTTATTGGTAGTATAACCGGTTTTAATGTATGGTCTAAAACACTCAGTGTGGCTGAGGTAGCAAATGTCTACAAAGACTGTTCCATCGGTGGTGACGTCTATGCTTGGGATATTTCTAATCTAGAAATTACCGGTGATGTCACTGAAAGTCAGGATGGAGTATGTG ACGACACAGCCGTTTATACAGAGTCCCCAGAAG GTGGAAAAACTCTGGTCTTGACAAGTACTGACACATTTGTTCGTGTGTTAAGACCGATACCGGCAATGGCAGCTGTAACAGCATGTCTCTGGGTAAAAACCAGTCCCCCTGGAACAAAAGCTACACTGGTCTCCTACGCCGCTTCAACCCATCATAATGAATTTGTTATGTATCCAGCCGCTAGTTTAATGTTATACGTCAAAGGAACCAAACTTTCAGCCGATTTGAATGTTGCCGATGGTCAGTGGCATCACGTGTGTGCCACGTGGTCATCAAACGGTGGCAACTGGGCGTATTATGATAATGGCGCTGTCTTCCGAACTGGTTCTGGATTGAGGAGTGGTAACACCATAACGGGAGGAGGAATTATTACCCTAGGGCAGGTGCAGGACAAAGTTGGAGGGAAATTAGACCCAACTCAAGCTCTCATTGGCAGTATAACGGGTTTCAACTTATGGTCCAGAGCTCTCAGGAGTGATGAGGTTGCAGCCGTTTTCAACGACTGTTCCATCGGTGGCGATGTTTTTAGTTGGGATCTTTCCGATCTCCAAATAACTGGTGATGTGACGAGAAGTAGTGACGGTGTTTGTG ACGACACAGTCGTTTATACAAAGTCCCCAGAAG GGTGA